In Malaclemys terrapin pileata isolate rMalTer1 chromosome 10, rMalTer1.hap1, whole genome shotgun sequence, the following are encoded in one genomic region:
- the MAN2C1 gene encoding LOW QUALITY PROTEIN: alpha-mannosidase 2C1 (The sequence of the model RefSeq protein was modified relative to this genomic sequence to represent the inferred CDS: deleted 2 bases in 1 codon): MAGSLVLKRRRTALERAEKLLSEHCFPDCNLRGRLFGDTCPLVSLSCFQTPQRIPHDEAVRQEFRPTKVGDSFGPTWWTCWFKVELSIPGEWAGKEVHLLWESDGEGMVWRDAQPVQGLTKEGEKTSYILTDGLKETEPHSLTVYVEVACNGLFGAGKGSLIAPPDPDKKFTLNKAELVVFNRDVHELLVDFEILVDMAKLLGEENQRSFQALYVANQMVNLLDVTDSCTFPAVRHLASSIFSQKNGESQHTIHAMGHCHIDSAWLWPYEESIRKCARSWVTVICLMEKNPEFTFVCSQAQQFEWVRNWYPGLYAQIQDYAKEGRFIPVGGTWVEMDGNLPSGESMVRQFLQGQRFFQQQFGKLCSEFWLPDTFGYSAQLPQLMRGCGIRWFLTQKLSWSLVNTFPHSTFFWEGIDGSQVLTHFPPGNSYALKGRVEEMLKTMNNNRDKGRVNHSAALFGFGDGGGGPTQKMLDRMKRMSDTDGLPRVQMSTPDRFFSMLEKEKTQLFTWIGELFLELHNGTYTTQTQIKKGNRECERILHDAEVLSSFALTQKNTFQYPSIKLQHLWRLLLLNQFHDVLPGSCIQLVVEDAMRYYAEIRSMGGLLIKDAIWSLFGELLPTGPETAESLLVLNTLPWERTEVVSRTGAKTLALVKVPSMGCSAVEDSLTPPHPVTVTKQADGSVTLENGVIAAHLDSMGRVMSLRLVHSGRESVQDGHCANQFVIFDDVPLYWDAWDVMDYHLETRKPITTLLKPLEIVLAGGLRGSVKFSLQISERSVITQEVILDAMCPYLRFLTQVNWNEAHRFLKVEFPLQVRSMNATYEIQFGHLQRPTHWNTSWDWARFEVWSHKWMDLSEHGFGVALLNDCKYGASVHKNVMSLSLLRAPKSPDATADIGPHEFTYAVMPHRGSFQEAGVIHYAYNLNFPLHTVPAVSAQCPAWSAFSVHSPAVVLETVKQAEDRLDGLVVRLYESHGSTVVTWLQTSLPVKEAISCDLLERPDPSSNLAGGAWPEAFLYAIPSALSPLDLEAVRGLLLLAAQSLSRNQTEITMLWAIH; the protein is encoded by the exons GCTGTTCGGGGACACCTGCCCCCTGGTGTCTCTCTCCTGCTTCCAGACCCCTCAGCGAATCCCACATGATGAAGCTGTCAGACAAGAATTCAGACCTACGAAAGTTGGGGACTCCTTTGGACCCAC GTGGTGGACCTGCTGGTTTAAAGTGGAGCTTAGCATCCCCGGAGAATGGGCGGGGAAGGAAGTGCATCTCCTGTGGGAAAGCGATGGGGAAGGGATGGTGTGGAGGGATGCGCAGCCGGTTCAG GGTTTGACTAAAGAAGGGGAGAAGACCAGCTATATCCTGACAGATGGCCTCAAGGAGACGGAGCCTCACAG TCTGACTGTCTACGTGGAAGTTGCCTGCAATGGTCTCTTTGGGGCTGGAAAAGGCAGCCTGATTGCACCTCCTGACCCTGACAAGAAGTTCACCCTGAACAAGGCAGAGCTTGTGGTCTTTAACAGGGATGTCCATGAGCTGCTGGTAGATTTTGAGATACTAGTAGACATGGCCAAG ctccttggGGAGGAAAACCAGCGGAGCTTCCAGGCACTGTACGTGGCCAATCAGATGGTTAACCTGCTTGATGTCACGGACTCCTGTACCTTCCCTGCAGTGCGTCACCTCGCCTCTTCCATCTTCAGCCAGAAGAATGGCGAGAGCCAGCACACCATCCATGCTATGGGCCACTGCCACATCGATTCTG cctggctGTGGCCATACGAGGAGTCTATCCGCAAGTGTGCTCGCAGCTGGGTGACCGTCATATGCCTGATGGAGAAGAACCCGGAGTTCACGTTTGTCTGCTCGCAG GCCCAGCAGTTTGAGTGGGTGAGGAACTGGTATCCTGGGTTGTACGCTCAGATTCAGGACTATGCCAAAGAGGGACGATTCATACCTGTTGGTGGCACCTGGGTAGAAATG GATGGGAATCTTCCCAGTGGTGAATCAATGGTGCGTCAGTTCCTGCAGGGACAGCGGTTTTTccagcagcagtttgggaagcTTTGCTCGGAG TTCTGGTTGCCAGACACCTTTGGATACTCGGCCCAGCTGCCCCAGTTGATGCGTGGCTGTGGGATACGATGGTTCCTCACTCAGAAACTCAGCTGGAGCCTGGTGAACACCTTCCCG CATAGCACCTTTTTCTGGGAAGGCATCGATGGCTCCCAAGTTCTGACCCATTTCCCGCCTGGCAATTCGTATGCCCTAAAAGGTCGAGTGGAGGAG ATGCTGAAAACCATGAACAACAACAGAGACAAAGGCCGTGTGAACCACAGCGCCGCTCTCTTTGGGTTTGGAGATGGAGGAGGTGGCCCGACCCAGAAGATGCTGGACAGGATGAAGAGAATGAGTGATACAGATGGGCTACCCAG GGTTCAGATGTCCACACCTGACCGGTTTTTCTCTATGCTGGAGAAGGAGAAGACCCAGCTGTTCACCTGGATAGGAGAACTGTTCCTGGAGCTACACAACGGCACTTATACCACCCAGACCCAG ATAAAGAAAGGGAATCGGGAGTGCGAGCGGATACTCCATGATGCTGAAGTACTGAGTAGTTTTGCTCTGACCCAGAAAAATACTTTCCAGTATCCTTCCATCAAACTGCAGCATCTCTGGAG GCTGCTGCTCCTGAATCAGTTCCACGACGTGTTGCCGGGCAGTTGTATCCAGCTAGTTGTGGAGGATGCCATGAGATACTACGCAG AAATCCGTAGCATGGGTGGTCTCCTCATTAAAGATGCTATTTGGTCCTTGTTTGGAGAACTTTTGCCGACTGGTCCCGAGACAGCAGAAAGCCTCCTTGTTCTGAACACTTTGCCCTGGGAACGGACTGAAGTCGTCTCCAGGACTGGAGCAAAGACCTTAG CCCTGGTGAAGGTGCCTAGCATGGGCTGCTCTGCCGTGGAGGATTCATTAACACCCCCTCATCCCGTGACGGTGACGAAACAG GCAGATGGCTCTGTGACCCTGGAGAATGGGGTTATCGCGGCTCACCTGGACTCCATGGGGCGCGTGATGTCGCTTCGCTTAGTGCACTCGGGGAG AGAGTCAGTCCAGGATGGTCACTGCGCTAACCAGTTTGTGATATTTGATGATGTTCCCTTGTACTGGGATGCTTGGGACGTGATGGATTATCACCTGGAAACCAG GAAGCCAATCACAACCCTTCTGAAGCCTCTGGAGATTGTCTTGGCTGGGGGCCTGCGAGGAAGTGTGAAATTCTCTCTGCAGATCAGTGAGCGGAGTGTCATCACCCAAGAAGTCATCCTGGATGCCATGTGTCCTTATCTTCGATTCCTGACCCAG GTTAACTGGAATGAGGCTCACCGATTCCTGAAGGTGGAGTTCCCATTGCAGGTTCGGAGCATGAATGCAACGTATGAGATTCAGTTTGGGCACCTGCAGAGGCCGACGCACTGGAACACGTCTTGGGACTGGGCTCGGTTCGAG GTGTGGAGTCACAAGTGGATGGACCTGTCTGAGCACGGCTTCGGGGTGGCATTGCTGAACGACTGCAAATACGGCGCGTCGGTGCACAAGAACGTGATGAGCCTCTCGCT GCTGAGAGCGCCAAAGTCACCAGATGCCACTGCAGATATTGGACCCCATGAGTTCACCTATGCCGTGATGCCTCACAGGG GTTCCTTCCAGGAGGCGGGTGTGATCCATTATGCTTACAACTTGAACTTCCCTCTGCACACCGTGCCAGCTGTGTCAGCGCAGTGTCCAGCCTGGAGTGCCTTCTCTGTGCATTCACCAGCTGTTGTGCTAGAAACCGTCAAACAG GCTGAGGACAGGCTGGACGGGCTGGTGGTCAGGCTGTATGAGTCACATGGCAGCACTGTGGTCACGTGGCTCCAGACCTCCCTTCCTGTGAAGGAAGCAATCAG ctgtGACCTCCTGGAACGGCCAGACCCGAGCAGCAATCTG GCTGGAGGAGCATGGCCTGAAGCTTTCCTTTACGCCATTCCAAGTGCGCTCAGTCCTCTTGATCTTGAGGCAGTAAGAGGGCTACTGCTACTGGCAGCCCAGTCCCTGTCCCGGAACCAGACAGAAATCACCATGCTCTGGGCGATTCACTAG